The following are encoded in a window of Lacinutrix sp. WUR7 genomic DNA:
- a CDS encoding GIY-YIG nuclease family protein gives MKHNVYIITNKREGVLYIGKTGDLKKRMYQHKNKVHPTTFSARYNLDKLVYFEEHKTEVEAKLREKQMKKWKRSWKIDLIKKTNPDWKDLYKNL, from the coding sequence TTGAAACACAATGTATACATAATTACGAACAAACGAGAAGGTGTTTTGTACATTGGAAAAACAGGAGACTTAAAAAAAAGAATGTATCAACATAAAAATAAGGTACATCCAACAACGTTTTCTGCAAGATATAATTTAGATAAACTGGTTTATTTTGAAGAACATAAAACGGAAGTAGAAGCTAAATTAAGAGAAAAGCAAATGAAGAAATGGAAGAGGTCTTGGAAAATAGACTTAATAAAAAAAACGAATCCCGATTGGAAGGATTTGTATAAAAATTTATAA
- a CDS encoding enoyl-CoA hydratase/isomerase family protein, giving the protein MNTPYVTINIENEVGYIEFFHPAHNSLPGDVLAKLAQTITDAGTNDAIKVVVLKSGRDRTFCAGASFEELININDAATGKVFFSGFANVINAMRKCPKFIIGRIQGKTVGGGVGLAAATDYCMASKFAAIKLSELNIGIGPFVVGPAIERKMGLSAMSQIAIDANTFYPAEWAKQKGLFTQVYESTKELDEAVKTTAEHLCTYNTEAMLEMKKVFWQGTDHWDALLAERAATSGKLVLSDFTKEKLKGFK; this is encoded by the coding sequence ATGAACACACCATACGTAACAATAAACATAGAAAACGAAGTAGGATACATCGAGTTTTTCCATCCTGCACACAATTCCTTGCCTGGAGATGTTTTAGCAAAACTAGCGCAAACCATTACAGACGCTGGAACTAACGACGCTATTAAAGTAGTGGTTCTTAAAAGTGGCCGAGACAGAACTTTTTGCGCAGGAGCAAGCTTCGAAGAACTAATAAACATCAATGATGCAGCCACGGGAAAAGTATTCTTTTCCGGATTTGCAAACGTGATTAACGCGATGCGCAAATGTCCGAAATTTATTATCGGTCGCATTCAAGGAAAAACCGTTGGTGGTGGTGTTGGACTAGCTGCTGCAACCGATTATTGTATGGCATCTAAATTTGCCGCTATTAAGTTGTCCGAGTTAAATATTGGAATTGGACCATTTGTAGTCGGACCAGCAATCGAGCGTAAAATGGGATTAAGCGCCATGTCGCAAATAGCAATTGACGCAAATACATTTTATCCAGCAGAATGGGCAAAACAAAAAGGTTTATTCACGCAAGTGTATGAAAGCACCAAAGAATTAGATGAAGCTGTAAAAACAACCGCAGAACACTTATGTACTTATAATACAGAAGCGATGCTAGAAATGAAAAAAGTATTCTGGCAAGGAACAGATCATTGGGATGCGTTACTAGCAGAACGCGCAGCAACAAGTGGTAAATTGGTATTAAGTGATTTTACAAAAGAAAAATTAAAAGGATTTAAATAG
- a CDS encoding n-acetylglutamate synthase translates to MFHYNDKKFKAVKNTSNGETSEETIFHYKQTKNIVTATYSGGQIIEGHLIGLVSKDGEINMRYHQVNTNGDLMTGVCKSIPEMGSNGKIRLHEEWQWTSGDKSKGKSIIEEL, encoded by the coding sequence ATGTTTCATTATAATGATAAAAAATTTAAAGCTGTAAAGAACACTAGTAATGGTGAGACTTCAGAAGAGACTATTTTTCATTATAAGCAAACAAAAAATATAGTAACAGCAACATATTCTGGAGGCCAAATTATAGAAGGGCATCTTATAGGTTTAGTTTCCAAAGATGGAGAAATAAATATGAGATACCATCAGGTGAATACGAATGGCGATTTAATGACAGGCGTATGCAAATCTATTCCAGAAATGGGTTCCAATGGAAAAATTAGATTGCATGAAGAATGGCAATGGACCTCAGGAGATAAAAGTAAAGGCAAATCAATAATAGAAGAATTATAA
- a CDS encoding transferase hexapeptide repeat family protein has product MIYSFKGYTPVVHESSFVHPLAAVTGNVIIGKNCYVGPGAAIRGDWGQIILEDGVNVQENCTVHMFPGKSITLKESAHVGHGAIIHGANLGRNCLIGMNTVIMDDAEIGDESIVGAMAFVKAETKIPNRSLVVGNPAKVIKQVSDEMIAWKTKGTQLYQQLPADCHESLKAVEPLREVPENMKIQEGAYDTLRDFLKK; this is encoded by the coding sequence ATGATTTACAGTTTTAAAGGCTACACACCGGTTGTACACGAATCCAGTTTCGTGCATCCGCTTGCGGCAGTAACAGGAAATGTCATTATTGGCAAAAATTGTTATGTTGGTCCGGGAGCAGCCATTCGTGGCGATTGGGGACAAATCATTTTAGAAGATGGCGTAAACGTGCAAGAAAATTGCACGGTGCACATGTTTCCTGGAAAATCTATTACGCTTAAAGAAAGTGCACATGTTGGTCATGGAGCGATTATTCACGGCGCAAATTTGGGTAGAAATTGCTTGATAGGAATGAACACTGTAATCATGGACGATGCCGAAATTGGTGACGAATCCATAGTTGGTGCCATGGCATTTGTAAAAGCCGAAACTAAAATCCCGAACCGAAGTTTGGTTGTTGGTAATCCTGCAAAAGTCATCAAGCAGGTTAGTGATGAGATGATCGCTTGGAAAACTAAAGGCACACAATTATACCAGCAATTACCAGCAGATTGCCACGAGAGTTTAAAAGCAGTTGAGCCATTGCGGGAAGTGCCCGAAAACATGAAAATACAAGAAGGAGCTTATGATACCCTTCGCGATTTTTTAAAGAAATAG
- a CDS encoding thiamine pyrophosphate-dependent enzyme, with the protein MKKDILKKGFLKLCTAKAMTELYEANFKQVSKYVHATSRGHEAIQIALGMQLLPQDYAFPYYRDDAMLLSFGLEPYDLMLQLLAKKDDPFSGGRTYYSHPSLKDDDKPKIPHQSSATGMQTIPATGVAMGMQYKELQGLDDKTLKDLPFVVCSLGDASVTEGEIAEAFQMAALKQMPILYLVQDNGWDISANAAETRAQNAFEYAQGFKGLEAISIDGANFTESYEAVEKVIETIRKERRPFLVHAKVPLLNHHTSGVRMEWYRDDLEEARSRDPYPVLKQQLVAAGFTEIEIETIENSAKAKVQADFEKALLAEDPKPEDLFTNDFVPTPITEEKGTRAPEGADKVVMVDCALFAVEELMKKHKECLLYGQDVGGRLGGVFREAATLAQKFGDDRVFNTAIQEAFIVGSTVGMSAVGLKPIVEVQFADYIWPGLNQLFTEVSRSCYLSNGKWPVSMILRVPIGAYGSGGPYHSSSVESVITNIRGIKIAYPSNGADLKGLMKAAYYDPNPVVILEHKGLYWSKVPGTQGATSVEPSEDYVLPFGKAWVLQEIWKQENVETLTIVTYGMGVHWAMNASEELGMQDQIEVIDLRTLFPLDEDTIMKSVKKTGKCLVVTEEPSNNSFARALSGKIQEECFKYLDAPVMTIGSENMPAIPLNATLEQTMIPSTEKVKVKINTLINY; encoded by the coding sequence ATGAAAAAAGACATACTAAAAAAAGGATTTTTAAAACTCTGTACAGCGAAAGCTATGACAGAATTATACGAAGCTAATTTTAAGCAAGTTTCAAAATATGTTCATGCAACATCTCGCGGACACGAAGCGATTCAGATTGCTTTAGGAATGCAGTTATTACCTCAAGATTATGCGTTTCCGTATTATAGAGATGATGCCATGTTATTATCGTTTGGTTTAGAACCTTATGATTTAATGTTGCAACTATTAGCTAAAAAAGACGATCCGTTTTCTGGTGGAAGAACGTACTATTCGCATCCAAGTTTAAAGGATGATGATAAGCCAAAAATTCCGCATCAATCTTCTGCAACAGGAATGCAAACTATTCCAGCAACAGGAGTTGCCATGGGGATGCAGTATAAAGAATTACAAGGATTAGATGATAAAACGCTTAAAGATTTACCTTTTGTAGTATGTTCTTTAGGAGATGCTTCCGTTACCGAAGGGGAAATCGCAGAAGCTTTCCAAATGGCAGCTTTAAAGCAAATGCCAATCTTATATCTAGTACAAGATAACGGTTGGGATATTTCAGCAAATGCAGCAGAAACAAGAGCGCAAAATGCTTTTGAGTATGCACAAGGATTTAAAGGTTTAGAGGCTATTTCTATTGATGGTGCCAATTTTACGGAAAGCTATGAAGCTGTTGAAAAAGTAATAGAAACTATTCGTAAAGAAAGAAGACCATTTTTGGTGCATGCTAAAGTACCGTTATTAAATCACCATACTTCTGGTGTAAGAATGGAATGGTATCGCGATGATTTAGAAGAAGCACGTTCTCGTGATCCGTATCCAGTTTTAAAGCAACAATTAGTAGCAGCTGGGTTTACGGAAATAGAAATTGAAACTATAGAAAATTCCGCGAAAGCGAAAGTACAAGCAGACTTCGAAAAAGCATTATTAGCCGAAGATCCGAAACCAGAAGATTTATTTACAAACGATTTTGTACCAACACCAATTACCGAAGAAAAGGGAACTCGAGCGCCAGAAGGAGCAGATAAAGTAGTGATGGTGGATTGTGCTTTATTTGCCGTAGAAGAACTGATGAAAAAGCATAAAGAATGCTTGTTGTACGGACAAGATGTAGGAGGGAGACTTGGAGGTGTTTTTAGAGAAGCTGCAACCTTAGCGCAAAAATTTGGAGACGATCGCGTTTTTAATACCGCAATTCAAGAAGCATTTATTGTTGGATCTACTGTGGGTATGAGTGCGGTTGGATTGAAACCAATTGTTGAGGTGCAGTTTGCCGATTATATTTGGCCTGGACTAAATCAATTATTTACAGAAGTAAGTAGAAGTTGTTATTTATCTAACGGAAAATGGCCCGTAAGTATGATTCTTAGAGTGCCAATTGGTGCTTATGGAAGTGGAGGACCTTATCATTCGTCTTCCGTAGAAAGTGTGATTACTAATATTCGTGGTATTAAAATAGCGTATCCAAGTAATGGCGCCGATTTAAAAGGTTTGATGAAAGCGGCATATTATGATCCAAACCCTGTAGTGATTTTAGAACATAAAGGGTTGTATTGGTCTAAAGTTCCAGGAACGCAAGGTGCAACATCTGTGGAACCAAGTGAAGATTATGTATTGCCTTTTGGTAAAGCGTGGGTTTTACAAGAAATTTGGAAACAAGAAAATGTAGAAACATTAACCATTGTTACTTACGGAATGGGCGTGCATTGGGCAATGAATGCATCTGAAGAATTAGGAATGCAGGACCAAATTGAAGTAATTGATTTACGAACATTGTTTCCTCTGGATGAAGATACCATAATGAAATCGGTGAAGAAAACAGGGAAATGTCTAGTGGTAACTGAAGAACCTTCTAATAATAGTTTTGCAAGAGCCTTGTCTGGAAAGATACAAGAAGAATGTTTTAAGTATTTAGATGCGCCAGTAATGACCATTGGTAGTGAGAATATGCCAGCAATTCCTTTAAATGCAACTTTAGAGCAAACCATGATTCCTTCTACTGAAAAAGTAAAGGTTAAAATAAATACATTAATCAATTATTAA
- a CDS encoding DUF4136 domain-containing protein gives MKNLFTITSLLLLFVVTTSCSSVRVATDYDKQANFNDFKTFAFYKTGIDKAEINDLDKRRILRAIETELLAKGFTKSENPDLLVSIFTKSREKVNVYNNGYGRYGYGWGWSPWYWNNYNTVTTSTEGILYIDLIDASKKELVWQGQGTGYLSQNKKEERIQEFVAKIMEKYPPGLQQ, from the coding sequence ATGAAAAATCTATTTACCATCACATCCTTGCTACTTTTATTTGTAGTGACTACCTCTTGCAGTTCGGTTAGAGTTGCAACAGATTATGACAAACAAGCAAATTTCAATGATTTTAAAACCTTTGCTTTCTACAAAACAGGCATTGACAAAGCAGAAATTAATGATCTAGACAAACGTAGAATTTTACGTGCTATTGAAACAGAATTATTAGCGAAAGGTTTTACTAAATCGGAAAACCCAGATTTGCTAGTTAGTATTTTTACAAAATCTAGAGAAAAAGTAAACGTCTATAACAACGGCTATGGGCGTTATGGTTATGGTTGGGGATGGAGTCCTTGGTACTGGAATAATTACAATACAGTAACCACTTCTACCGAAGGCATACTTTATATTGACTTAATCGATGCTAGTAAAAAAGAATTAGTGTGGCAAGGACAAGGAACTGGCTATCTATCGCAAAACAAAAAAGAAGAACGAATACAAGAATTTGTTGCCAAAATCATGGAAAAATATCCTCCAGGTTTACAACAATAA
- a CDS encoding dihydrolipoamide acetyltransferase family protein yields the protein MSNYELKMPKMGESITEGTIINWLVAEGDSFEEGDILLEVATDKVDNEVPAPAAGTLVKMMFQAKDVVPVGGVMAILEVSEEVKSSEKKDVTLSAVEEPQKKKEVKKKRTVSPSVAKESPSNSFSVNNSNTFFSPLVIKIAKEHHISFEELARIPATGNEGRLRKSDVFQYIEEGRPYKFAQPVAEKDPTAYRIPQLNFDKGKGKVIEMDRMRQMIADHMVYSKHTSPHVTAYVEADMTNMVNWRNVNKVAFQEKHGQRLTFTPLFVEAVAKAVKDFPNINASVDGNNIIVKEDINIGMATALPSGNLIVPVVKNADTKNLIEIASIVNGLAGKARENNLAGDDIKGSTFTISNVGTFGSVMGTPIINQPEVAILALGIIKKRPEVITTEKGDEIAIRSMMYLSLSFDHRVVDGFLGGSFVRRVADYFEQFDVDREI from the coding sequence ATGTCTAATTACGAATTAAAGATGCCCAAAATGGGCGAAAGTATTACAGAAGGAACCATTATTAATTGGTTAGTTGCAGAAGGAGATTCTTTTGAAGAAGGAGATATTCTTCTAGAAGTAGCTACCGATAAGGTAGATAACGAAGTGCCAGCTCCAGCAGCGGGAACATTAGTTAAAATGATGTTTCAAGCAAAAGATGTTGTTCCTGTAGGAGGAGTTATGGCTATTTTAGAAGTTTCAGAAGAAGTAAAATCTTCAGAAAAGAAAGATGTCACTCTGAGCGCAGTCGAAGAGCCTCAGAAAAAGAAAGAAGTAAAAAAGAAACGTACTGTCAGTCCGAGTGTAGCCAAAGAATCTCCATCTAACTCATTTTCAGTAAACAACTCAAACACCTTCTTTTCGCCATTAGTAATTAAAATAGCAAAAGAGCATCACATTAGTTTTGAAGAATTAGCACGAATTCCTGCAACAGGAAACGAAGGCCGATTACGCAAAAGCGATGTGTTTCAATATATAGAAGAAGGACGACCATACAAGTTTGCTCAACCAGTAGCAGAAAAAGATCCAACAGCATATAGAATTCCCCAATTAAATTTCGATAAAGGCAAAGGAAAAGTCATCGAAATGGACAGAATGCGCCAAATGATTGCAGATCACATGGTCTATTCCAAACATACTTCGCCACACGTTACTGCTTATGTAGAAGCAGACATGACCAATATGGTGAATTGGAGAAATGTAAATAAAGTCGCTTTTCAAGAAAAGCATGGACAACGTTTAACCTTCACGCCACTATTTGTAGAAGCCGTAGCAAAAGCGGTTAAAGATTTTCCCAACATTAATGCTTCCGTAGATGGTAATAATATTATTGTAAAGGAAGATATAAATATTGGTATGGCAACGGCATTACCAAGCGGAAACTTAATCGTTCCTGTGGTAAAAAATGCAGATACTAAAAATTTAATAGAGATTGCCAGTATTGTAAATGGTCTAGCTGGAAAAGCTAGAGAAAACAATTTAGCAGGAGACGATATTAAAGGTAGCACGTTCACTATTTCTAACGTAGGAACTTTTGGAAGTGTGATGGGAACGCCAATCATTAACCAGCCAGAAGTTGCCATCTTAGCATTAGGAATTATAAAAAAAAGACCAGAAGTTATCACTACTGAAAAAGGAGATGAAATCGCTATTCGTAGTATGATGTACTTATCGCTTTCTTTCGATCATCGCGTTGTCGATGGCTTTTTAGGGGGAAGTTTTGTGCGAAGAGTTGCAGACTATTTTGAGCAATTTGATGTAGATAGAGAAATTTAA